A section of the Delphinus delphis chromosome 1, mDelDel1.2, whole genome shotgun sequence genome encodes:
- the GABRD gene encoding gamma-aminobutyric acid receptor subunit delta, protein MDALAWLLPPLLLLCAQQHRGTRAMNDIGDYVGSNLEISWLPNLDGLIEGYARNFRPGIGGPPVNVALAIEVASIDHISEANMEYTMTVFLHQSWRDSRLSYNHTNETLGLDSRFVDKLWLPDTFIVNAKSAWFHDVTVENKLIRLQPDGVILYSIRITSTVACDMDLAKYPMDEQDCMLHLESYGYSSEDIVYYWSENQGQIHGLDRLQLAQFTITSYHFTTELMNFKSAGQFPRLSLHVHLRRNRGVYIIQSYMPSILLVAMSWVSFWISQAAVPARVSLGITTVLTMTTLMVSARSSLPRASAIKALDVYFWICYVFVFAALVEYAFAHFNADYRKKQKAKVKVKERRVEMDVKNAIVLFSLSAAGVTQELAASRRQCRAPGNLMGSYRSVEVETEETKKQGAPGGLRALFKPIDADTIDIYARAVFPAAFAAVNVIYWAAYAM, encoded by the exons ATGGACGCGCTGGCCTGGCTGCTGCCCCCGCTTCTGCTGCTCTGCGCGCAGCAGCACCGCGGCACCAG GGCAATGAATGACATTGGCGACTATGTCGGCTCCAACCTGGAAATATCCTGGCTCCCCAACCTGGACGGCTTGATAGAGGGCTACGCCCGCAACTTCCGGCCTGGCATCGGAG GCCCCCCTGTGAACGTGGCACTCGCCATCGAGGTGGCCAGCATCGACCACATCTCTGAGGCGAACATG GAGTACACCATGACGGTGTTTCTGCATCAGAGCTGGCGTGACAGCAGGCTGTCCTACAACCACACCAATGAGACTCTGGGCCTGGACAGCCGCTTCGTGGACAAGCTGTGGCTCCCTGACACCTTCATCGTGAACGCCAAGTCCGCCTGGTTCCACGATGTGACGGTGGAGAACAAGCTCATCCGGCTGCAGCCCGACGGGGTGATTCTCTACAGCATCCG AATCACCTCCACGGTGGCCTGCGACATGGACCTGGCCAAGTACCCCATGGACGAGCAGGACTGCATGCTACACCTGGAGAGCT ACGGCTACTCATCCGAGGACATCGTCTACTACTGGTCTGAGAACCAGGGGCAGATCCACGGGCTGGACCGGCTGCAGCTGGCCCAGTTCACCATCACCAGCTACCACTTCACCACGGAGCTGATGAACTTCAAATCGG CCGGCCAGTTCCCCCGGCTCAGCCTGCACGTCCACCTCCGGAGGAACCGGGGCGTCTACATCATCCAGTCCTACATGCCCTCCATCCTCCTGGTCGCCATGTCCTGGGTCTCCTTCTGGATTAGCCAGGCCGCAGTGCCCGCCAGGGTGTCTCTAG GCATCACCACGGTGCTGACCATGACCACGCTGATGGTCAGTGCCCGCTCCTCCCTGCCGCGGGCGTCGGCCATCAAGGCGCTGGACGTGTACTTCTGGATCTGCTATGTCTTTGTGTTTGCCGCCCTGGTGGAGTACGCCTTCGCCCACTTCAACGCGGACTACCGGAAGAAGCAAAAGGCCAAGGTCAAGGTCAAGGAGCGGAGGGTCGag atGGACGTGAAGAATGCCATCGTGCTCTTCTCCCTTTCGGCCGCGGGTGTCACCCAGGAGCTGGCCGCGTCCCGCCGGCAGTGCCGCGCGCCCGGGAACCTCATGGGTTCCTACAGGTCGGTGGAGGTGGAGACAGAGGAGACGAAGAAACAGGGGGCCCCGGGGGGCCTCCGTGCGCTTTTCAAGCCCATCGACGCGGACACCATTGACATCTACGCCCGTGCCGTGTTCCCCGCGGCCTTCGCCGCCGTCAACGTCATCTACTGGGCCGCGTACGCCATGTGA